The Girardinichthys multiradiatus isolate DD_20200921_A chromosome 7, DD_fGirMul_XY1, whole genome shotgun sequence region acatgTCCAAACATTGTTTATCATTTTCCAGAGATACTTTAAATGGTTCTCTTTCCACTGAGAGCTTATCAGGGTGTTTTTAAACGACTGGTACTGGAGCCACTGAGGAATTTCGGCCTATTCCCATTGTTCTACTGGCTGTGACTTCTGCCATACCTCTAGCAAGCTGTGCAGCGGCGTCCAACCTTTAAAAAAGTGTTCACATTGATTGAGAGTAGTCATGAGAGAGTAATCAACTTTTACCATgctatattttttataaaatgtagtGAAAAGGATCAATTATTTTTCTCCAAACTTGTGGaccttttacattattttattatgttttgagAGATGTCGGTGTCATTTcgtaaatgattttaaatctaaatcccccaggggtatgaataattttgacatgtatgtatgtatggtgCCTTCACTGATCAGGAATAAACTGTATTTCTGAGTTTCCGGCTGGGTGATCAACCTTtgatttctctgtgcatctctgGAAGTTTGAAGATGAATGTTAAGTTGTTCCAGTCATTTGTTCGTTGAATGCCCTTTTTTACCACCAGCTTGAAAACCTATTTGAACTGTAGCTGTAGCTTGCATGTTCTCACAGTTGAGCAGATATGGATCCTGGGATTCTGTGCTGGGCTGTAAAAGTATATAGGAACAATATCTCACTGCAGTCTTCCTTCCCTCTGCTCCTCCCTGCAGTCGTCCCCTGTGTGCGTGGCGGCTGTCCATGCAGGTGTGGTGTCCAATGCTGTGGGAGGGAGGATCCATGTGGTGAGCAGCAAAGGCATTCCTCACTACGAGGGAACACTGGCTAATAATGTCACTTCCACTGGGTGAGGGATGCAGACACTGCAGGGGCACAAAACTGGCCCTAGTTTCTACCTCACTGGGCTCTGTTCGGTCATTTCTTCATGGTTTCTGTTTTATCTTCTTTCAGAGGAACGTTGTCTGACAGTCTTTTCACCTTCAGAACAAATGGTGAgctcatttttcagtttttgtttcattcttgtCAACCCTTCTAGCTCTGTACGGATCAGCTTTTGTACATGTACTTAAATGTAAAGAGTGTATTTTTTcttataaaaaaaaccaaagaaacTAATTTATGTGCAGCCTTGTCCCAACATACATAAAAGCATATATTGTACAAACCCTCCCTCTGTATTATCTGTGCCTCTCAGGCTGCTACGGGACGCTGGGGTTGGAGTCCAGCGGAGTTGCGGACACTCAGCTCAACGCTTCGTCTGTGTGGGACTGGAACACCACCAGCGGTCAGCGCAGCGTGTGGAGGCCATCCGGAGCTCGGCTGAAGAACGCCGGGCTGCCCTGGGCTCCTTCACACAGCGACCGGCAGCAGTGGCTGCAGGTTGATCTCAAGAGGGAGAAGAGAATCACAGGTGTGTTTCTACTGTCCTGAATGTCCAGTTTTCAAAAATCTGCCTCAGCCTATTTCAGTCTGTTGAGCTGTCAAAAAAACGTTTAATTACTCAGCATGTGTTAGTGGACAGTTGTTAACTTCTCGGACAAACACAACCAAAGGCTTAGCGATCGCTCTGTGAAGCATGAAACTAGTTACAGTCCCGGTGTTAAGCATTCAGCCAAACTAAAGAAATGGCAACACAGTGTTGGTCTTCAGGCTGCTAACATATCGTTATTGTACTATTAGTGAGTGCAATATTTACATTGCAAAGGACTTTTTGGAGTGACATACACgttggctaatatattccaagtgttatgaacTTGCATTTTACATGCTAATGTAATGTTTAGGcagttggacagagtctcaGGGCAGCAGATGCTCCGATCGGACACAAACgacaaaatgctaaaggtcacagagtgatggaagcacagatAAGAAACGGAGAACGAAGAAAATAGGCATAAATCACATCTGATTTTATCGTCACAATATTTATCAATATTATCGCCATAGCGAGATTTCCTAATATCGTCAGCCTTAATTAGTTTTTATCGGTAATCTGACTGTCTCCTGTTTGTCCGTCCTTGCAGGCATCATCACCACAGGTTCTGGCCTGAGGGAGTACCAGTACTTTGTGTCAGCGTACCGGGTTCAGTACAGCAAAGACGGCAAGGAGTGGCATTTCTACAGGGAAATAAATTCTACACAAGACAAggtacaaaaaaagagaaatcaatAAACTCTCCTTGCTCAACCATTACGTCATTTGCTTTCATGCTTTTTCCCTCCAAATGAGTGTAAATGGTTAAATTCATTCCATAAAGCTGCACTGCAGGAGTGCTCGTCTCCCTAGCAGCTGATATTGACTGAAAGATGTAGATGGCAGGAAATGAGAGGAGGCAGTGGTTGGAGTTAAGTGCTGTGATGGGCGAATTAGGACATTCTGGTATTAATAATGAAAGGATATGGATTGAGTGGCTGAGCCGCTGTCTGTGATGGTTCCCTCTGGGGAATTTTCACACTTCCTCATTGTGTGAAAGAAAGTAGTTGCCAGCTTTGCCAGTGGGGAAACAATTGTTGTTCATTGTTGTGTCACTCCTGACTTCTAGCACTCGTgaataagatttttttcttcttcttctgtgctAGATTTTCCAAGGTAACATCAACTACCTGCACGAGGTGAGGAATAACTTCATTCCTCCGATCGAGGCTCGTTTAGTGAGGATAAATCCCACCTTGTGGCACCAGAGAATTGCACTTAAGCTAGAGCTGCTCGGCTGCCAAGTTCTTGAAGGTAAAGGAAGTTTGTTCATTAGTAAGGATGCCTTCAGGTCTGGATATAGCACAAAAGTGTTCTTACCCCATTACCCCattacctttttcacatttgttttatttttgtgtattaTTTGGTTTATATAGTCTGATCTCAATGGGACATCCAGGTTAAATGaaggtaataataaaaaaaaacacacatacatttattttattgtgatttttgtttgtgatagaccaacacaaagtagtgcataattctgaagtggaaggaaagctAAATTACtagataatacatttacagCATAATAGTAAAGGTAAATTGCATCCTACGTGTAGCTGGTCAAGGTGTGATAGCTCAGTTTAGTGCTAGGTTGCAGGGCAGATTGCTGCCACCCAGCTCAGAATCAACTGATCAGCTCACGGTCTTGGCAGACTCCTTTCCAGAATATTATTGCAATAAATgtactcgtcttccgcttatccagaaccgggtcgcggggcagcagactcagcagagacgcccagacgtccctctctccagacacctcctccagctcctccagggggagcccaaggcgttcccaggccagccgagagacatagtccctccagcgtgtcctgggccgtcccctgggcctcctcccggtgggacgtgcctggaacacctccagaggaaggcgtccaggaggcatccggtatagatgcccgagccacctcaactggctcctctcgatgtggaggagcagcggctctactccgagcccctcccggatggccgagctcctcaccctatctctaagggagttcccggccaccctacggaggaagctcatttcagccgcttgtatccgggatctcgttctttcggtcatgacccaaagttcatggccataggtgagggtaggaatgtagaccgaccggtaattcgagagctttgcttttcggctcagctctctcttcaccacaacggaccaacACAtagtccccattactgtggcagctgcaccgatccgtctgtcgatctcccgctccattcttccctcactcgtgaacaagaccccgagatacttaaactcctccacttgaggcaggaactcccctccaacctgaagaggacaagccacccttttccggtcgagtaccatggcctcggacttggaggagctgatcctcatcccagccgcttcacactcggctgcgaaccgccccagtgcatgctgtaggtcttggctagagggggccagcaggaccacgtcatctgcaaaaagaatagaagaaatccactggtccccaaaccagaccccctccggcccttggctgttcataaaaggcagccctgccggagtccaagaCGCTGGTCTTGACCACCACGCGCAGCACAACCCACAATTATGCAAGCTTTCCCTATAGTTAAATTGAATGGTCTGGAATTTGATTCACTGATGATGCttaaacagtgaaaacaggctgcagctgccaccCAAGATGGCGGTCGCGAAGTGCGGTCACGTGACCGCGACGTCATGTGAAAACCCCCCATTGTCTAcaatgaagcatggtggtggcagcatcatgctgcggggatgcttttctttagcagcgatggcaaagctggtcagagttaattggaagatggatggagctaccgGACAAACCTGGGAGAATACCTGTTAGAGGCTTGAAAAGAGGTTCAGCTTGGAATGGGCTAGAACAAGATTTGAAAACTCATGTTCTCAGACGCCCTCTGTCTAAGCTTAAGCTATTTtaagaagaatgggcagaaaTCTCTGACTTGCAAGTGTAATATCAGCAAACGGCGGTCTGCGGTTTTAAAGCGAGCATCGACTCAGAGGAGCGATTGCAAACGCATaacgcacttttcagattttatttggggaaaaaataagtttgtaaaccattttcttccactttagtactgtgttttactttgtgttggtctattacatcaATAATCACTTCTTTTAATTAAGGGCTCCCACATTGAACCAAAAACTGTTGTTAGCAGCATGTGGAAAACTCCAGGGTTAAAGcatgttaaattttaaacaaagacaatTAAAACAACTTTACAATGAATAAAAAGTCAGATTGATTACTGGGCATCCTTTACTAGCTGGCAATGCAGATCCCAACAAAGAGtaactgtattttcttttgttttgggaAAACGGGAAGCAGTTTataaaagaatgttttttttgccCCCAATGTAGCATTTCTCCTGGttttcaaaaaatactttttattgtaaaagtaTTAACTTTTAACTTCTAAGAACATTGAGGTGTAGGAAAGAATTCAATTTTAAACTTTCTTAAAATGCGTAGAAACTCGAGCAAAGGTTTTAacttacaaaaacaatttttttcttgttggtCAGTGAGGTTGAATACTGTTCCAAAACTGTTCACCacttctggttctggttccacTCCACCTCCTGCGAAGACGAAGCATCCGCCTCATCTTATCGAAACCACCCAAACCCCAGACATCAGAAACACGACAATGCCTCCTCACACTGGCAGAGGTAGCTTTCACTGGAATAAAGCCTCTCATCCTTACTGTCGATCTGTGTTTTGTACTTCATGTTGTATTTTCGCTCCCAGATGTGGTGTTGACAGCAGTTCTGGTACCGGTGGCGGTCATGGTCCTGACCGCTCTGATTTTGACGGTGGCTTGTGCTTGCCACTGGAGGAATAAGTACGCATCTTCTCTTCTTATATCTCCTAAACCTACGCTTTTCCCCTCCATGACCATTTGTTCTCTTTATAGGAAAAAGAGTGCAGAGGGAACGTACGATATTCCTTACTGGGATCGCACAGGTACGTCACCGCTCTGTCAGGTAGGTCTGGGTGTGCAGTGGTGTTGAAGCTCTGCAACTCATTATTGATGTCCTGCAGACTGGTGGAAGAGCATGAAGCAGCTGCTGCCGTCCAAGATGGTGGACACAGAGGACTCGGTTCGCTACAGCACGCCTGAGGTCGGGCAGCTGACGGGACGCAGCGCCGTACCCAGACTGCATGCAGGTAACTGTTCACTGTGGTTACTCCAGGATAAATATCAGCTCCCTTTATATGCTACTTACATTGTTTAATCATGTGtttattattagtttattaACATTTCTTAAACTTCCTTAGACTATTatacaagaatacatttttccaGCCTCAGAATCTGCCCCCTGGTGGCCATTAGATAGAATGCTGGTTTCAAATATGAGGTAATGGGAACTTGACTGTCATTTATCTATGCATCTTTGCACATTACTGATTGACTTTGTGAGAAGGATTGGAAAATATGGTGCCTTTATGCACAGTCCCATACTACTACTGGTGGTTAAATATCTGTTAGTCtcattttttaaatccaaaacaGTCAGCTGATGATCAGTTTCTGTCCATCAGAGAAGTTCTGATGTCATAGTCCAACAAAGTTGGAAAATTGttgattttccttttaaaaccaGAAATATTCTTAATCAAGTATACACTAATcaagcataacattatgactacGATGGGTAAAGTGAATACCACTGATTAGTTCTTTATTATAGGACTTGTTAGTGGGTGGGGTATATAGGCAGCAAGTGAACATTTTGTCTtaaagttttatgttttagaaatgGGCAACGATAAGAAGGTAGGTAATAAGGTATGGTAGACTTGGATCTAATTTTGATGGTTCTTTTGGGGTTCCTAGTCTGCAGTGGTCAGAATCCATCAGAAGTGGTTGAAGGAACAGGTGTGAAACGGTAAACGTTTCACGAGCAGCCAAGGATCATAATGCAAATGGGAAAGGAAGACTGGCCTGTGTTGTCTAACAGACGGGTTAATGCTGGTAATCATACGAAGGTGTCAGAACACTATGTGCATCCTAGTTTCATGATTATGGGGCAGCATAGTTGCAGAGCATCCTCAGTGCCCATGCTGTAAGCCTCACCTTAAAACTTCTGGTGCTAACAAGACCTTTAGGTGTCTAATGGGATTTCTATAAATTATAGGTGGGCAACTACAGGGAATGtagcaatgaaactgaaacacctggttttagaccacaataattcattagtatggtgtagggcctccttttgtggccaatacagcatcaattcgtcttgggaatgacatatacaagtcctgcacagtggtcagagggattttaagccattcttcttgcaggatagtggccaggtcactacgtgatactggtggaggaaaacgtttcctgactcgctcctccaaaacaccccaaagtggctcaataatatttagatctggtgactgtgcaggccatgggagatgttggatgttaatcctgttggatgtggttcgtccttcttggtggtatgctgacattaccctggataccgtggctcttgatacatcacaaagacttgctgtcttggtcacagatgcgccagcaagacgtgcaccaacaatttgtcctcttttgaactctggtatgtcacccataatgttgtgtgcatttcaatattttgagcaaaactgtgctcttaccctgctaattgaaccttcacactctgctcttactggtgcaatgtgcaatcaatgaagactggctaccaggctggtccaatttagccatgaaacctcccacactaaaatgacagatgtttcagtttcattgtccaacccctgtgtgtgtaCATACGTTTGCTCCTGGGATTTACATGACAGTGCTCAGTAGACTTCTAGGTGTCAGAGTTATCCCAATTATACAGAATTTCACCAAATACCTAAGTTGAGATGTTTTGGTTGTGTAGGGAACTCTGGATTTGAACAAAGAGAATGCACCAAAACTTTGACTTGATCTTCTGTTCTGGTTTTGTTCACAGAATATGCCCAACCACTGGTGAGTGGTGTGGCAACATTAGGTGCACGTTCGACCTTTAAACCAGACGAAGGGCCTGAACCAGGGTACTTGGATCAAGGCCTTTATGACGCACCCATCCCACCGGATGTTTACCACCCCTACGCAGAACCGCTGCCAACATCAGGATCCGAATACGCGACTCCGATCATGGTGGACATGGGCTGCCACCTGCCCTCCGCAGTACCTAATTTTGTGGGCTCTGGGCCTACCTCACTGCTCACATGGACAGACAGCAGCCAGTCTGGCGGGTCGGCGTACGACACACCTAAAAATGCCAATGGACAGACCACACCCATTCCAGATCTGATCTATCAGGTTCCTCAGAGAAAAACTCAAAAGCCAACGGAGTAGAGCTGAAGAATCCAGATGAGCCCAGAGTGggggtgaaaaaaaaatcaagctggGAGGGTTTCTGAACTTGGCTTTGAGTGAACACTACCTTTAGCTTTAGATTCAGCTGGAGATGTCTGTATTTCCTGAACTGTTCTGCAAGGCCACAGATTGCTTGTGTGCCGCCTTTAGAGTCCTACCACTGAAACTACGATGAATGTGTTGGTGAAAAGAAAGGAGGGAGCTGACTACTGTTTGATAAAACCTTTGTCCCCGTTTGTGATGTCCATCTGTGCTCTTCTGAAGCTGTGATTTCCACCCTGGACCCTCCCTTTCAGATGTTTTATCCTAATCAATCACTGCATGTTTTATGAAGTCTCTTACATTCAAATCTTCCTCTAAGAATCTCTTGTCATGGTGCGTTATTGGACCATGTAGTCCGTCTATGGTACGTCTTAGATTTTAAAGCATGACTTGAAATTGTTAATAGTTCTTGTAATTTCATCACTGCAATCCATTTAGGTCAAACGATcatatttattctttattttacatCCTGCTGATTACAGATTACAGACCCCTTTTCTACCCTCGCTCTTAGCGGATCAATCTGTTGCACTGCTGTGGCCGACAGAGTTTTTCAGATTACTTCTGTCACatgaagtacaggtccttctcaaaatattagcatattgtgataaagttcattattttccataatgtcatgatgaaaatttaacattcatatattttagattcattgcacactaactgaaatatttcaggtcttttattgtcttattacggatgattttggcatacagctcatgaaaacccaaaattcctatctcacaaaattagcatatcattaaaagggtctctaaacgagctatgaacctaatcatctgaatcaacgagttaactctaaacacctgcaaaagattcctgaggcctttaaaactcccagcctggttcatcactcaaaaccccaatcatgggtaagactgccgacctgactgctgtccagaaggccactattgacaccctcaagcaagagggtaagacacagaaagacatttctgaacgaataggctgttcccagagtgctgtatcaaggcacctcagtggggagtctgtgggaaggaaaatatgtggcagaaaacgctgcacaacgagaagaggtgaccggaccctgaggaagattgtggagaagggcc contains the following coding sequences:
- the LOC124870947 gene encoding discoidin, CUB and LCCL domain-containing protein 2-like isoform X2 — protein: MVGRGPTGARVLVLSVLIVLTAEGCRGQKGDGCGPSVLGPSSGTLSSLGYPRTSPNNAVCEWEITVPRGKRIQFRFALLDIQDSDCQVNYIRLYDGIGPERSEIVKYCGLGQNVDELVESSGNQVTVQFMSGMHRTGRGFYLSYSTTEHSDLITCLDKGSDFPEAEFSKYCPAGCLTSTEEISGTVPNGYRESSPVCVAAVHAGVVSNAVGGRIHVVSSKGIPHYEGTLANNVTSTGGTLSDSLFTFRTNGCYGTLGLESSGVADTQLNASSVWDWNTTSGQRSVWRPSGARLKNAGLPWAPSHSDRQQWLQVDLKREKRITGIITTGSGLREYQYFVSAYRVQYSKDGKEWHFYREINSTQDKIFQGNINYLHEVRNNFIPPIEARLVRINPTLWHQRIALKLELLGCQVLEV
- the LOC124870947 gene encoding discoidin, CUB and LCCL domain-containing protein 2-like isoform X1; protein product: MVGRGPTGARVLVLSVLIVLTAEGCRGQKGDGCGPSVLGPSSGTLSSLGYPRTSPNNAVCEWEITVPRGKRIQFRFALLDIQDSDCQVNYIRLYDGIGPERSEIVKYCGLGQNVDELVESSGNQVTVQFMSGMHRTGRGFYLSYSTTEHSDLITCLDKGSDFPEAEFSKYCPAGCLTSTEEISGTVPNGYRESSPVCVAAVHAGVVSNAVGGRIHVVSSKGIPHYEGTLANNVTSTGGTLSDSLFTFRTNGCYGTLGLESSGVADTQLNASSVWDWNTTSGQRSVWRPSGARLKNAGLPWAPSHSDRQQWLQVDLKREKRITGIITTGSGLREYQYFVSAYRVQYSKDGKEWHFYREINSTQDKIFQGNINYLHEVRNNFIPPIEARLVRINPTLWHQRIALKLELLGCQVLEVRLNTVPKLFTTSGSGSTPPPAKTKHPPHLIETTQTPDIRNTTMPPHTGRDVVLTAVLVPVAVMVLTALILTVACACHWRNKKKSAEGTYDIPYWDRTGTSPLCQVGLGVQWC
- the LOC124870948 gene encoding discoidin, CUB and LCCL domain-containing protein 2-like, producing MKQLLPSKMVDTEDSVRYSTPEVGQLTGRSAVPRLHAEYAQPLVSGVATLGARSTFKPDEGPEPGYLDQGLYDAPIPPDVYHPYAEPLPTSGSEYATPIMVDMGCHLPSAVPNFVGSGPTSLLTWTDSSQSGGSAYDTPKNANGQTTPIPDLIYQVPQRKTQKPTE